Genomic window (Tenuifilum sp. 4138str):
CCCTTCAGTCCCAAAACCCCTACCCATAAGTGAATCGGATGCAAGATAGTAAACATGACCCTTTAACAAATTCGAATCAACTTGCTGAGCAAATGATAAAACGCTGCAATAAAAGGTAGCAAGTGCGCTTGCAATAACTGTAATCCTATTCATTTTACAAGTCCTTTGAAAAATTATTGTAATGTTACAAAATATTTTAAAATGCTGACCCAATAAAGCAGCATTATTAACTTAAAAGTTTTCTCTCAGCAATAGATACGCTTTAACATTTTTTATACTTTCATTTACATGATTTTCACTACTTTACAATATCCTTATAGTTTAGATAAAAAAAAATACGCAAATGCGAAACAATGAATCGAACAACCCCATACATTTGCATTGAAAATTAAACTTTAATGTTTAACTAACAAACCCAAACATTTCGATTATGAAAAAGACACTTTTACTTGGTTTTGCAGCCTTAACTATGGTTGCTATGCTTTCAAGCTGTGGCAAAGTGCCCCAGGAAAAGATTGATGCTGCTAACGCCGCTATTGACTCGGCTAAAGCTGTTGAAGCTGATGTTTATCTTGCTGCTGATTTCGCAGCTGTTCAGGATTCAATGAGCGCTGTTATGGCTGACATTGAAGTTCAAAAGTCAAAATTATTTAAGAAATTTGGCCCAGCCAGCGAAAAACTCGATCGTATTCTTGGCATGGCTCAGGAGCTAAAGGTTAACGCTGTTGCTAAGAAAGAAGAGGTTAAGAAAGAAGTTGAAGGCCTTATGACCGAAGTTGCCACCATGATGGAAGAAAATGGCAAACTTATGAAGAAAGCACCTCGTGGTAAGGAAGGCGCTGCTGTTCTTGAGCAAATGAAAGCTGAAATGGCCACCATCGAGGCTACTGTTAACGAAGCTAAGGGTCTTTACGATGCTGGCAAGTACATGGATGCTTCCAATAAGATGAAAGCTGCTAAAGAAAGCGCTACCAAGATTAACACCGAACTTAACGAGGCTATTGCTAAGGTTAAGGGCAGAAAGTAATTTATTTGCCTGCTATAAAATCCCCGGCCGTTTTTTACCGGGGATTTTTTTTGATATTTGCACCCGTATGAAACCGATTTTAAAGTACAGCTTAATTACCCTTGCAACGTTATCAGTTATAGGTGGTGGATTTGCCCTATTTTACTATTCTATACCCGAACCGCCTAAAGGCGATATCGATTATGCCTTGGCCTCGCTTCATCAGGCATCGCTGTCAAATGCCAAGCGTTACTCCAAGGAAAAATACTTGAAGGCAAAGGCATACTTTGATTCTGCCATGAAGCAGTGGAATATTCAAAACAAGCGCTTCATTTTAAGCCGCGACTACCAAAAGGTATCGTACTTTGCCAAGAAATCGGCCGAAATAGCTAAGAGCGCAACGAGTAACTCCAAGGAACTTTCAAAAAACTTGGTTATTACGGTTAAGGATAAAATTGACAACCTAACCGCTCTTGTCTCGAACATGAACAACCTTTTTCAGAGGCTACCCCTGCCTGATGAGTTTCGCAAAAAAATCTCAAAAGGTAAAATGTTAATCCATGAGGCAGAGGTGGCATTTAAGAAAGGCGATTACCTTGAGTCGTCAGAAAAGATTAAGTTGGCTGAGGATCTAATTATGGATTCCTACAAAAAAACTCTCGATGACCTTGAAGATTACTTCAACTCACAACCATACTGGAACCGACTTGTTAAAAGCGCTATTAGCAATACAGCCAAAAACAACTCCATGGCTATTATTGTGGATAAATTTGCCCGAAAACTCTTTATCTACCAAAACGGTTCAAAAAAGTATGAATTTGATGCCGAATTTGGCAAGAATTGGGTGGGACGTAAACGACTGAAAGGCGACAAGGCTACTCCCGAGGGAATTTATCTGGTTAAAAGCAAAATACCTGCAAATAAAACCAAGTATTTTAGGGCATTGCTACTCAACTACCCTAATTCAGAGGATATTGAAAACTTCAACAAGGAAAAAGCCACTGGCCGAATACCCAAGCACGCTCAAATTGGTGGACTAATTGAGATCCATGGCGATGGCGGCAAAGGAACCGATTGGACTGATGGGTGTATTGCTCTTGACAACAACGATATGCTAAAGGTGTATAAGGCTGTTGAGATTGGCACTCCGGTAGTTATTGTTGGATCAATTGCCGACTTCAACAGCATAGCCATGAGCCTGAACCTTAAACATAATCAAATAAAGGGTTAACTATGAATAGCAATGAAGATAAAATAGATTTCAACCCCGAAATAAACCCTAAGCTAAAACGGTTGGGCTTTATAATGCTGCATATCAATATAATCCTTTCAGGCTTCATCATTCTTTATTTTTATCTCTCCTATTTGTCACAACCCATGGCAGAATTAGTGGTTAAGAACAGAAAGCTAACCCTTGTAGCCGACTTCATACAGGACGACAAGGTTGATGTAAAGAAACTTCAAAAGGAAGTAGCCTCATTAAAGCAACTGTTCCAAAACCTTACGCCCGCACAACCATACATTGTGGTTAACACAACGTACAATCGCTTCAGGCTATACAAAAACCGCAAACAGGTTCGTGAAGGATTTTGTAGTACTGGCAACTATACACTACTAAAGTCGTACGATAAACGTCAATGGATTTTTCATACCCCAAAGGGTATGTATAAGGTGTTAGGGAAAGTAACAAATCCTGTTTGGCGTCGCCCGGACTGGTCGTACGTTGAGGAAGGGCTGCCCATTCCATCGGCCAATGACCCATCGCGTTGGGAAGCTGGCGTTTTGGGCGACTATGCCCTGAGCATTGGCGATGGTTACCTGATTCATGGAACAATATACAAGCGATTCCTTGGTATGCCTGTAACACACGGATGTATCAGAATGAATGACGAGGATCTTGAAGCAGTTTACAAAACCCTAGATCTGGGATCGAAGGTTTACATTTACTAATGATCGTTTTTATGCGAAAACCTATAAAAATCACCCTCTACACCACGGCCATAATAGTTGTATTACTGGCTGTTGCATATACCATTCTTAAAGTAATAGCATTCCAGAAAGCCATAAACAACATTGAGCAACACATTGCAAAAGAGCTCAATAAACGAAAGAAAACAGTTGAATGGGTTAGTGAACCCGACTCAACTTTAAAAAAATTATTGGTGGATAAGGCTTACTACAACGCGTTGATTACCGCTTCCAAAACTGACTCAATATTTTTAACCATTAATATTCCGGACAGTACCGTTTCGTTAATGATTAAAGGGGTTGTTGCTCACAAAGCAAAAGCAGAGCACATTAAAGTAAGCCCTTTGTTTTCTGCTATTAATCCAACCTT
Coding sequences:
- a CDS encoding L,D-transpeptidase family protein codes for the protein MKPILKYSLITLATLSVIGGGFALFYYSIPEPPKGDIDYALASLHQASLSNAKRYSKEKYLKAKAYFDSAMKQWNIQNKRFILSRDYQKVSYFAKKSAEIAKSATSNSKELSKNLVITVKDKIDNLTALVSNMNNLFQRLPLPDEFRKKISKGKMLIHEAEVAFKKGDYLESSEKIKLAEDLIMDSYKKTLDDLEDYFNSQPYWNRLVKSAISNTAKNNSMAIIVDKFARKLFIYQNGSKKYEFDAEFGKNWVGRKRLKGDKATPEGIYLVKSKIPANKTKYFRALLLNYPNSEDIENFNKEKATGRIPKHAQIGGLIEIHGDGGKGTDWTDGCIALDNNDMLKVYKAVEIGTPVVIVGSIADFNSIAMSLNLKHNQIKG
- a CDS encoding L,D-transpeptidase, whose amino-acid sequence is MNSNEDKIDFNPEINPKLKRLGFIMLHINIILSGFIILYFYLSYLSQPMAELVVKNRKLTLVADFIQDDKVDVKKLQKEVASLKQLFQNLTPAQPYIVVNTTYNRFRLYKNRKQVREGFCSTGNYTLLKSYDKRQWIFHTPKGMYKVLGKVTNPVWRRPDWSYVEEGLPIPSANDPSRWEAGVLGDYALSIGDGYLIHGTIYKRFLGMPVTHGCIRMNDEDLEAVYKTLDLGSKVYIY